The window GCAGCATCATCGGATGTGCTACAAATACCAAGCAATTGCTTGCTTGTTTACCCGATGCGAAATACGCACAGCTAGCGACGTATGCACACAGATAGCGACCACGGAGGTACGAGCATGACTCTGCACACCGCACTCACAGAAATGGTCGGCATCAAACACCCCGTCGTACAGACCGGAATGGGATGGGTCTCCGGCTCCAAGCTGGTAACAGCCACCGCACGTGCCGGAGGGCTCGGCATCATCGCCTCCGCGACAATGACCTACGACGAACTGAAAACAGCGATCCGAAACACCAAGGAACGCACCGACGCTCCCTTCGGAGTGAATCTGCGCGCGGACGCCGAAGACGCCCAGGAACGAGTCGCGCTACTTATCCGTGAAGGCGTCCGCGTCGCATCATTCGCACTGGCGCCACGACGCGAAATGATCGCTCAGTTCAAAGACGCCGGCATCATTGTGATCCCGACGGTGGGCGCCGCGCGCCATGCCGAGAAAGTAGCCGGGTGGGGTGCCGACGCTGTGATCGTGCAAGGTAGCGAAGGCGGCGGGCATACCGGCAACGTCGCCACCAGCCTCCTGTTGCCGTCGGTCGTACGCGCCGTCGACATCCCGGTCATCGCCTCGGGCGGATTCTTCGACGGCAGCGGACTTGCCGCAGCCATGGCCTACGGAGCCTGCGGCATCGCGATGGGAACCCGATTCCTGCTCACGAGCGAGAGCACCGTTCCGGACTCGGTGAAACACCAGTACCTCGCCCGTGGCCTCGACGGAACTGTGGTAACCACCAAAGTCGACGGCCTCCCACATCGCGTCCTGCGAACTGAATTAGTCGAATCGCTCGAAGGCAGCCGGGGCGCACGCACACTGGCGCACGCGCTCGTCAACACCTTCCGCTTCCGGAAGATGACGGGAATCAGCTGGCGCGCCATGGTCACCGAAGGCCTCACCCTCGTTCGGAACGGCGACCGCACACTCGCACAACTGATGATGTCGGCGAACAGCCCCATGCTCCTTCGCGCAGGACTTGTGAACGGCGACACCGACGCTGGAGTACTCGCCGCCGGGCAGGTCGTCGGCATGATCGACGACCTGCCCAGCGTGTGCGAGCTCATCGAACGGATCGTCTTCGAAGCCGAAAGCAGGCTCGACGAACTTCAACAGGCCCGGTAGTGATTCGATCGGATCGACGCGCGGTTCGTCACCTCGACGAGGTGGCGAACGAAGAGCCTCGAGTCTCGATCCCGCCGGCGGTCGTAGACCTTTCGAAATTCCGGATCGGTCTCGCTGGCCAAAATGTTTCGGAAGTTGTTGGACACGAACGTGTTTAACACGTCCACGGCAACGCTAGGGGTTTCGCCGTCGGCAGTGGCGGCAGTCAAGCCCACCGATGTCGTCACCCACAGTGAGGCCGCGCGGCCAAAGATGATCGAGTACCGACGGTGGGTGACATCCGCAGTAGCGGTCGGTAGGGCGACGTGGCGAAAAAAGGGGGCGATACCGCCACACGGGAAACCAAGGAATCGTGCATCCGTGACTCGGCGGACGATCAGCCGGACTGTGACCGGGGTATCGGCGGAAGTGAAAGCGGTACAAGAAGTTTCGGCGACTTCGGCACCGAATATCCAGGCACCGGTGTCGGGGTCGCGGACCGCGCCGGGATACTTCACCGGCGCCCAGGCGTCATCAGCAATCGAATCGATGACCCTCTGGATGGCGGTGTTCTTGGCCATCATGACCGAAGTGAATTCGCGTAGTAATGTTCCGATATTCGAGGGCGCATGGACATTCCCGAACAGTCCTTCATGCCGCCGCAGCGAACCACGTCGAGGCCGTCGATACAGTCTGCGCCGACGCACATTCCGACGATCAGTGTCGCTAGTTTCGGTGCCGTGTTTTCCAGCCCCATATGCGATCTTCGTGGTGGTGATCGACATCTTTTCGGCGAGTACGCCTGTCAGCCTGGTCCACTCGGTCAACATCATCACGGGGACCAGACCGGCGCAGGAGCCAATGCGGTCTTCGTCGAAGACCGCGGAATCTTCGACGAACTTATGGGACACCTTCACTGGAAGCTCCTTCCCTGAGCCGGCGGATTTGTGTGTGTGTGTGTGTGAGAGAGAGAACTGAAGTCATCCCAGTTCAGGGCGCACTTTCTCTAGTTAGACACTCCGACCTGCGGGAGTTCTATCGACGGATTCCGGCTACGATCCGACGCATGACAGAACCTCGCCTCGTCACAACCGCCACAGGCCCCTGCCGGACACTCGAGTCCACCGTTAGCGAGGAATCGATCGACGTCAACGGCCACATGAACGCCCGGCACTACGGGTTGGTGATCTACGACGCTCACGCCACGTTCACCGACCTGATCGGCCTCGGTGACGACTACATCGAACGGACACAATTCGGAAAAGTAGTCGTCGAAAGCCACATCACCTACGAGCGTGAGCTCAAACTCGGAGAAGCGATCTGCGTGGACTCCTGGTTGCTCGGGGTCGATGACAAGCGCGCACACTTCTTCCACGAACTGCGCTCACTGACCTCAGGGCGACGTGTGGCCGCCGGCGAGCAACTGGACCTGCACTTCAACCTCACATCACGACGGGCGGCCCCATTCCCCTCCGATGTGTCCGCCAGGCTTCGAGAGATATCGGCTGCACAGTGCTCCGCCGGAATGCCCTCCGGTTCCGGGCGAACCCCGGGTATCCGGATATAAGGCAGCAACCGCGACGTCTCGATCGTCGCGAACAAATACCGAGGTTCACACAGCCTGGCACGGGACCTACGGTGCGCGTCGTGTCCATGTCGAATTCACTCGATGCCGGTATGCCAGTCCAGGAGTGCGTCGTCAGAGACGACTTCTCCGCCGTACACAACGCCGTGGACCATCACGCACCTCGTTCGCGGCTTTGATCGCGCGGTGCAGTTGGGGGTATATCTCGACTCGGCGGTGTGTATCGGTCATCGGTTGCGTCTTCTGTTGGTTGTTTCATCACGGCTCGTAGCGGCTTCAACACCTAAGCAGTGATGCTTAGCCGCACCCGTTCGACGCAGTGATACGACCGGGGCTGATCAGCTCATTTGAAGGGGGCAGTTGGCGCAAGAAGGACTACGCCCGGTGGCGGACCTCGCATCGCCAGCTAGTTGATCTAGCCTCTCATTTCACCGCCTACTTACATGCCAAGCAATCCAAATCGCAACCGCACTCATTTCCTTGAAAAGTAAAGCTACCGAACAGATTTGGTTGCAGCAATCAGGGGTTTGGATCGGGGCAGTCCCATCAGTTATCAGCGTCCCTGTCGGACTTGTCAGAATGTGGCACTGTTCCGAGCTCGCAGCCCTTCGGCGAACGTGCGTGCCGACTCCAGATCGGTGACATTCGGTCGCCCCTTCCTAATCCCGCCGACCAGCTTAAACGGGAGGTAAGTGTCCCACGCCCGACACGAGAAAGTGTCGACGAGCTCGAAGCCCTTCTGCTCGAGAAGTCGTACCAGCGGTCGGGAGAAGCTGTGAGGCCCCGCGTCGGGAAATCCGCTGGTGCCGAACACAAACGCCCTGCCCCATTGCCCCTCCGGGAGTGACTGCACAAACTGACGTAACTGTAGGTGGAAGGACCCCAAGTAAATCCCCGACCCGAACCCCACAAGGTCGTAGGTGGCGAGTTCCGCCATATCGACCTGCTCAGGGGCGACAACACGGGCATCGAGGATCTGGCCCATGACGTCGGCGATCTTCTTCGTGTTGCCGTGAGAGATCGAGGTACACACAATGATTGCTTTCATGCCGATACTCCTGTCGATGCTTCGAATTCGTTGGGGCACATGGTTGTGTCTCACCTTTCCGTGCCTCAGAACCGACCGGGAGTGAGACGCAGAAACGTACGCATAAATATGCATTCCAGATCAGGGTCGTCGAGAAATTCGCACACGAGTGGGCGGCGTGTCCTCGGAGGTAGCGTTCGGCGGCATAAACGCTTGCCGCTCACTCGCAGCGATACTGAGCCTACGCCGACGTCTCGAAGCTCGAGGTCTGCCAGATCCGGATGCTGCTCCCGCACCAGGCCCCGCTCTAACTTGATCTCGCCCAACGTCATTGAGTCTGGACATGCTCGTCGAGGAATTGCTGGGTCATCTCGGCGATCGCGTCGGCCTGCGCGTGGAACAAGTAGTGGTGGCCGTCCAGCACGGTGACCTGTTGAATCGACGGATTGCTGATCGACGAATGGTGCGCGGACTCCCATTCGGGATCTGCCGTGAGCGAGGAGGACGCAAGGATCGACAGCGCCGGCGTCGTCGGCGGGAACGTAGCTCCTTCGATCGCCAGTACGTTCTCAGCTTCAGCTGCGCCTTCTGCGAGCATGGTCGAGTTCATCACCCATGAGTACGCCCGTAGATAGAGTTCCTGCTGTTCCGGTGTGTACTCGACGGCGTTGCCGAGGCTCTCACGGTAGTCGGCTACCAGCCCGAGGTAGTCGGTGTGGTTGTCCAGCGTGATCAGATCTCGGACCCCGCCGACGGCAGTGATCGCGGACATCCAATTCGGCCAGTCCGGGGACCCTTCTGCAAGCTCGGACGTATACCGCTCGTCGTCCACACCCACCACGGCGGCGACCTCATCGGGATGGTGGGTGACCCACCACATCGAATACACACCCGAAAGGGAATGGGGCATCAGAACGTAGGGCCCGTTCAACCCCAGAGTTCGCAGTGCCGAACGGGTCTCGTTGACGATTGCCTCATTGGTGCGAGGCGCATCGGTGCCGTCGCTGAGACCCAGCCCGAAGTTCTCGACAGTGACCACGGTGTTATCTGCCGCCAGCCGGCGCGCCAGCGGCGTGAAGTCGAGAATCGGTTCGGGAGTGCCGAATCCGGGCATGAGGACTATGGTTCGCGGTCCCGAACCCTGAACTGCGACGCTCATTCGGTGCCCGTCCACGTCGACGTAGCGGTGAGCGGGTCCGATGGACTGTTCGATGGCCTGCTTGTCGCGAGGTGTCTGCCACCAGTGGATGGTTGTCGACACGGCAATGGCAGCGGCGATTACCGCGATAACACCGACGGCTATCCACCGCACCATACGAAGTATCCTGCGCCGTGGCTTCGGAAGCGTCGGATCCGCTGCTCTACTCGGTTGATCGTCATCTGTCCGCTCGCCTGATTCCGTGTCGACGATAGGCGGATCAGGCCTCTCCAGGGTCCCCATTCGACCAACCTAACCGACGCCACTCGCACGGCGAGGGGTTTTACTACAATGCGTAGTAAACAATCTTCTGCGCCACGCACGCGGCAGGTACCAGTTGTTCGCGACGGGCAAAGTGTTTGCGCCACATGGTGATGGCGTCAGTTGCGAACCGTTGACACCACTGTCATCCTGGCCGGGCGGAGCAAAGTTACCGCACCACCGGCAGAACAGCCACGCGTGAACGCCCGGTAGCTGCCTCGATGAATGCCAGCGGGTCGGGCACCGCAGCCAGGACCTCCCGGGCACGCTCGAGAGCCATCGGCTCGGGCTCGGGCCCACCCACCGCAGCGACGACATCGAGCCAGTGGACCGTCGATTCGAGGATCGCCATATCCAGAAAGGCACCGAGTGAGACCGACTCCAACATCGGGTGCGCAATCACGGTGGCGCGACTGAGCCCGGTGAGTCGTTCGAACGACTCGGGCAGGTCGATATCAAAGCGTCTAACTATTGATTCTCGATCGACGTCGGCCGCCATCTGTCGGACTATTTCAGCGAGCTGTTCGTGCATCGACTCTGCCGCCGTCGGGTCGGCGTTGAAGATGCGGAGCATCCCCGCCGCACTGGTGATCTTCGCGTCGCCGTCTGCAGCAGGCTCGGCGAGCATCGCGATCATGACGTCAGGGGTGACATGCACGTACACGTCTCGAACAGTCCAGCCCGGTAGGCGGGTATCGGCAGTCCACTGCTCGTCCGACAGTTCCGCGGCGCGCTTGGCCCACATCCGCCACAGTCGGATCAGGAGATCCCGGTCCTGCTCGAAATTCGTCACGCCGACTCCCCTACCGTCCATCCCCGCACTATCGCACAGTGCCACCGATGCCCGCGGCCGATCTCGCGAACAGGATGGGCGCCAAACAGCGCACCGCTGACGGCGATGGTAACGGCGCCGCGGCTACAGCTCGCGAGCGTGGACTCGAAGTCCACCTCGGCGGCAACACGCCACGAACCGCAAAACACCACGGACGATTTACCGCCACAACAGGTTCGATGACGGTGTGCATCGGATTGCGCCGTCGAGGTAGGGGGCGGTAGTTGGGCGGCAGTGCGCTCTGTCAAGCCCTCCGCACGCCATCGCGGCGCCTTTGCCGACGCCAACCGGCGGCGTGCAATTCACGACGTGTGATAGAAACCGATAAGTATCGTTTACAAGTTACCCATCGGTAACCTATGCGGATGAGGATCGGTGGCGAAGTTCGACACCGAACATGGAGGGGCTCGACATGAATACTGTGACCGTCACCCTGGGGGTGATCGGCGTCCTGTTGAGCCTGCCGTGTTGGGCATCGTTCTTCGGCGGCGTGTCGACAATGATCCGAACGATCCGTCTCGGCCAGCCGGCACCTGATCGGTGGCACCCGTTCTTCCCGCGCTTCAGGCAGATGGTCATCGAGTTCATCGCCCACAGCCGAATGGCGAAGTTCCGCACCGTCGGCTGGGCGCACTGGCTCGTCATGATCGGGTTTGCGCTGGGAATGTTCGTCGCTATGGAGGCCTACATCCAGACGTTTGACCCGGCCAGCGGATGGCCAATCGTCAGCACGTGGCCCATCTACCATTTCGTCGACGAGCTTCTCGGACTCGGCACGGTCATCGGTATCACCACACTGATCGTGATCCGCCAGCTCAACCATCCGCGCGTCCCGGAGCGCCTGTCCCGTTTCAGTGGATCAAATTTCCGTGCAGCCTATTTCGTCGAGGCCGTTGTGCTTATCGAGGGCCTGGGCATGATCCTGGTCAAGGCTGGTCGCATCGCGATGACCGGCCATGCGAACCCGTGGACCGACTTCTTCACCATGCGTGTCGCCGAACTGTTGCCGGCGAGTCCGAACATGGTCTCTGCGTTTGCTTTCGTGAAATTGATGTCAGCGATGGTGTGGTTGGCGGTGGTCGGCCGCAACATCACCTGGGGTGTTGCATGGCACCGCTTCTCCGCGTTCTTCAACATCTACTTCAAGCGTGAAGACGACGGAACTGTTGCTCTCGGCGCAGCAAAGCCGATGATGAGCAAGGGCGTTGCCCTGACCGTGGACAACGTCGATCCCGACACCGACACTCTGGGCGCAGGTCAGATCGAAGACTTCTCGTGGAAGGGCTGGCTGGACTTCACGACCTGCACCGAGTGCGGTCGTTGCCAGTCCCAGTGCCCCGCGTGGAACACCGGAAAGCCGCTCTCCCCCAAGCTCCTCATCATGTCGCTGCGTGACCACGGCTACGCCAAGGCTCCGTACCTGCTCGCCGGTGGCCGCAAGGACATGGGCGGCGACGAGGTCGGCCTGGTCGACGCCGAAGGCAACGTCAACGAAGCTGCCCTCGCCGCAATTCCCGAAGCTGCCCGCCGCGAAGCCGAGCGCAAGCTCGTCGGCGAAACCACCTCAGGCGAAATGGCCCCGGTCATCGACGCCGAGACCCTGTGGAGCTGCACCAACTGTGGCGCTTGTGTCGAGCAGTGCCCCGTCGACATCGAGCACGTCGACCACATCATCGACATGCGCCGCTACCAGGTCCTGATCGAATCGGAGTTCCCGTCCGAGCTCGCCGGCCTGTTCAAGAACCTCGAGAACAAGGGCAACCCCTGGGGCCAGAACTCCAAGGACCGCCTCAACTGGATCAACGAGATGGACTTCGAGATCCCGGTCTACGGCCAGGACGCCGACACCTTCGAGGACTACGAGTACCTCTTCTGGGTCGGTTGCGCCGGCGCCTACGAGGACCGTGCCAAGAAGACCACGAAGGCCGTCGCCGAACTGCTCGCCACCGCGGGCGTCAAGTTCATGGTCCTCGGTGCCGACGAAACCTGCACTGGTGACTCCGCTCGCCGCGCCGGCAACGAGTTCCTGTTCCAGCAGCTCGCGATGCAGAACATCGAGATGCTGAACTCGGTCTTCGAAGGCGTCGAGCAGAAGAAGCGCAAGATCGTCGTGACCTGTGCGCACTGCTTCAACGCCCTCGGCAACGAGTACCCGGAGGTGGGCGGCGACTACGAGGTCGTGCACCACACCCAGCTGCTCAACCGCCTGGTTCGCCAGAAGAAGCTGATCCCCGTCGCGTCCGTGAGCGAAGACATCACGTACCACGACCCGTGCTTCCTCGGCCGCCACAACAAGGTGTACGACGCTCCCCGTGAACTCATGGAAGCGTCCGGCGCCAAGCTGATCGAAATGCCGCGTCACGGCGAACGTTCCATGTGCTGTGGTGCCGGTGGCGCCCGCATGTGGATGGAAGAGAACATCGGCAAGCGCATCAACGTCGACCGCGTCGACGAGGCACTCTCGACCAACCCCAAGAAGATCGCCACGGGTTGCCCGTTCTGCCGCGTCATGCTTACCGACGGCCTCACCGCTCGTCAGGAAGAGGGCAAGGGTGAAGGCGTCGAGGTTGTGGACGTCGCTCAGCTGATGCTCAATTCCGTCACCCGCCTCGAATCCGCACAGCTCACCGAGAACATCAAGGTGATCCCGCGGGAGAAGGCACCGGTTGCTGCTGCGCCGGCGCCTGTCGTGGAGGAAGCCGCACCAGTAGTCGAAGAGACCGCTGCTCCGGCTGCAGCTGCTGCACCGGCTGCCGGCAAGGGTCTCGCAATGAAGGGTCTGGCCAAGGCTCCCGGCGCCAAGGCTCCCGGCAAGGGACTCGGAATGGCCGGCGGAGCAAAGGCTCCGGGTGCCAAGAAGGCTGCGGCTCCCGCTGCATCCGCCGAAGCTGCTGCTCCGGCTGTCGAAGCTGCTGAGTCTGCACCGGCCGCTCCGGTCGCAAAGCCCAAGGGTCTCGGCCTGGCCGGCGGCGCGAAGGCTCCCGGCGGCAAGGGTCTGCAGATGAAGGGTGGCGCCAAGGCTCCCGGCGCAAAGGCTGCTGCCCCGGCCGCGGCCGCACCCGCCGCCGCCCCAGTCGCAGAAGCACCTGTTGCCGAGGCACCCAAGGCAGCTCCGGTTGCCAAGGCCGGCGGTCTCGGATTCAATTCGGGCGCAAAGGCTCCCGGTGCACGTAAGGCAGCACCTGCTGCTTCGGCTCCGGCTGCACCCGTCGCGGAAACAGCGGCAGTCGAAGCACCAGCTGCCGCTGCTCCGGCAGTAGAAGCGCCGGCATCTGAAGCACCTAAGGCTGCCGCTGCCGAGACTCCGGCTCCCCCGGCCGCGAAGCCCGGTGGACTCGGATTCAAGTCGGGCGCAAAGGCTCCCGGCGCACGCAAGAAGTAGTCAAACCCACCCCGCGAAGCACACGACAGATCGGCACATTCGCGGGGTGGGGCAGCGGACACCGTTGAAACACAAGAATATTCGTGGCATCCACCGGCAAATACTGTGCCGTCGACAAATATGTGCACACCAATCAAATCATCCAAAGTTACTGAAACACAACAATATTAAAAAACACCCGAAAATCAACCTTCCCGAGCCTGCCGCACGCCCGAATCGCCGAGCAACAGCAGCTCCCCACCCGCGGCCGGCACCGCCGAACGACCGACCCGAACCCAGCCGGCACCCAACCAACTCGACGATCACCCACCACCGGGACAAGTCGTCACCGCAGGTCAGACCCTAAAACACCTCCCCCACAACCCAGCACCACAACCCTCGCCCGAAGGCGCCGGCACCCAACCACCCAGGAAAGGGGACGTGTCATCACCGCAGGTCAGACCACATAAACGGTGCACCAACCACGCACCACCCCAGCACCCCGCCAGATGACGAAGACACCGAACACCCCACCCCGAATCGCCGCGCAGCAGCTGCCTGGACCTGGCGTGCGCGTTGTGCTGCACGCGATCTGAGCATTCAAGGAGGAGTTAGGCAAGGCCCGCACGGTGCAGCGCCGAACGCGCGGCGAGATGTCCGCACATGCCGTGCACACCGCCACCGGGAGGGGTCGACGCCGAGCACAGGTAGTGCCCGGAGACCCCTGTCCAGTAGGGATCGAAGGCGAACCGGGGACGCCCGATGAACTGCAGCATGTTCATAGCGCCACCGTTGATGTCGCCCCCGATGTTGTTCGCGTTGTCGGCCTCGATGTCGGCGGGTGTGTGGGCGACGATCATGGCGATGCGGTCCCGGAATCCGGGCGCGAACCGCTCGACCTGGGTCAGCATCGATTCGGTTGCGTCGCCGGTGTATCCGTGCGGGACATGGGCATACATGTAGATCGGCTGGAGGTCGCCGGTTGCCCGGGTGGGATCGGCGACGGCTTGCTGACCAACGATCATGAAGGGGCGCTGCGGCATTCGGCCCCGAGCAGTGTCGTTCTCGGCGGCGACTACCTCGTCGTATGAGCCGCAGACATGCACAGTCCCGGCGGAACGGGCATGCTC of the Rhodococcus sp. OK302 genome contains:
- a CDS encoding NAD(P)H-dependent flavin oxidoreductase is translated as MTLHTALTEMVGIKHPVVQTGMGWVSGSKLVTATARAGGLGIIASATMTYDELKTAIRNTKERTDAPFGVNLRADAEDAQERVALLIREGVRVASFALAPRREMIAQFKDAGIIVIPTVGAARHAEKVAGWGADAVIVQGSEGGGHTGNVATSLLLPSVVRAVDIPVIASGGFFDGSGLAAAMAYGACGIAMGTRFLLTSESTVPDSVKHQYLARGLDGTVVTTKVDGLPHRVLRTELVESLEGSRGARTLAHALVNTFRFRKMTGISWRAMVTEGLTLVRNGDRTLAQLMMSANSPMLLRAGLVNGDTDAGVLAAGQVVGMIDDLPSVCELIERIVFEAESRLDELQQAR
- a CDS encoding thioesterase family protein — encoded protein: MTEPRLVTTATGPCRTLESTVSEESIDVNGHMNARHYGLVIYDAHATFTDLIGLGDDYIERTQFGKVVVESHITYERELKLGEAICVDSWLLGVDDKRAHFFHELRSLTSGRRVAAGEQLDLHFNLTSRRAAPFPSDVSARLREISAAQCSAGMPSGSGRTPGIRI
- a CDS encoding flavodoxin family protein, translated to MKAIIVCTSISHGNTKKIADVMGQILDARVVAPEQVDMAELATYDLVGFGSGIYLGSFHLQLRQFVQSLPEGQWGRAFVFGTSGFPDAGPHSFSRPLVRLLEQKGFELVDTFSCRAWDTYLPFKLVGGIRKGRPNVTDLESARTFAEGLRARNSATF
- a CDS encoding alpha/beta fold hydrolase; amino-acid sequence: MVRWIAVGVIAVIAAAIAVSTTIHWWQTPRDKQAIEQSIGPAHRYVDVDGHRMSVAVQGSGPRTIVLMPGFGTPEPILDFTPLARRLAADNTVVTVENFGLGLSDGTDAPRTNEAIVNETRSALRTLGLNGPYVLMPHSLSGVYSMWWVTHHPDEVAAVVGVDDERYTSELAEGSPDWPNWMSAITAVGGVRDLITLDNHTDYLGLVADYRESLGNAVEYTPEQQELYLRAYSWVMNSTMLAEGAAEAENVLAIEGATFPPTTPALSILASSSLTADPEWESAHHSSISNPSIQQVTVLDGHHYLFHAQADAIAEMTQQFLDEHVQTQ
- a CDS encoding maleylpyruvate isomerase N-terminal domain-containing protein gives rise to the protein MTNFEQDRDLLIRLWRMWAKRAAELSDEQWTADTRLPGWTVRDVYVHVTPDVMIAMLAEPAADGDAKITSAAGMLRIFNADPTAAESMHEQLAEIVRQMAADVDRESIVRRFDIDLPESFERLTGLSRATVIAHPMLESVSLGAFLDMAILESTVHWLDVVAAVGGPEPEPMALERAREVLAAVPDPLAFIEAATGRSRVAVLPVVR
- a CDS encoding (Fe-S)-binding protein: MNTVTVTLGVIGVLLSLPCWASFFGGVSTMIRTIRLGQPAPDRWHPFFPRFRQMVIEFIAHSRMAKFRTVGWAHWLVMIGFALGMFVAMEAYIQTFDPASGWPIVSTWPIYHFVDELLGLGTVIGITTLIVIRQLNHPRVPERLSRFSGSNFRAAYFVEAVVLIEGLGMILVKAGRIAMTGHANPWTDFFTMRVAELLPASPNMVSAFAFVKLMSAMVWLAVVGRNITWGVAWHRFSAFFNIYFKREDDGTVALGAAKPMMSKGVALTVDNVDPDTDTLGAGQIEDFSWKGWLDFTTCTECGRCQSQCPAWNTGKPLSPKLLIMSLRDHGYAKAPYLLAGGRKDMGGDEVGLVDAEGNVNEAALAAIPEAARREAERKLVGETTSGEMAPVIDAETLWSCTNCGACVEQCPVDIEHVDHIIDMRRYQVLIESEFPSELAGLFKNLENKGNPWGQNSKDRLNWINEMDFEIPVYGQDADTFEDYEYLFWVGCAGAYEDRAKKTTKAVAELLATAGVKFMVLGADETCTGDSARRAGNEFLFQQLAMQNIEMLNSVFEGVEQKKRKIVVTCAHCFNALGNEYPEVGGDYEVVHHTQLLNRLVRQKKLIPVASVSEDITYHDPCFLGRHNKVYDAPRELMEASGAKLIEMPRHGERSMCCGAGGARMWMEENIGKRINVDRVDEALSTNPKKIATGCPFCRVMLTDGLTARQEEGKGEGVEVVDVAQLMLNSVTRLESAQLTENIKVIPREKAPVAAAPAPVVEEAAPVVEETAAPAAAAAPAAGKGLAMKGLAKAPGAKAPGKGLGMAGGAKAPGAKKAAAPAASAEAAAPAVEAAESAPAAPVAKPKGLGLAGGAKAPGGKGLQMKGGAKAPGAKAAAPAAAAPAAAPVAEAPVAEAPKAAPVAKAGGLGFNSGAKAPGARKAAPAASAPAAPVAETAAVEAPAAAAPAVEAPASEAPKAAAAETPAPPAAKPGGLGFKSGAKAPGARKK